Proteins from a genomic interval of Gordonia sp. SL306:
- a CDS encoding NAD(P)-binding domain-containing protein, whose protein sequence is MGAPDNDSDIRDDCDVLVIGGGQAGLSAAYFLQRFSLDDRYQLLDHARGPGGAWQFRWPTLTLAAANRVHDLPGYGLVEALGRNCETFPAATAVPEYFGKYEQKFGLRVHRPVDVRSVERLRAESGDDGFAVTLGDRRTITARAIINATGTWERPFIPHVPGIGDFRGRQLHTHDYVGPEEFAGKRVLVVGAGISAIQLLIEISRRAPGVQTFWCSRTEPVFDPTPFDPDKGRRAVARVEERVRAGLPPTSVVSVTGLALTPAIRAAQDDGILAWRPMFTRITETGVCWDCGVDATSGDDTLDVDVIFWNTGFRSALDHLAPLHLRGPGGGITMTGRLATTVATEPRIQLLGYGPSASTIGANRAGRAAARNVAELLGVRGTA, encoded by the coding sequence GTGGGTGCTCCCGACAACGACAGCGACATCCGAGACGACTGTGACGTACTGGTCATCGGCGGCGGGCAAGCCGGGTTGTCGGCGGCCTACTTCCTGCAGCGATTCTCTCTCGACGATCGTTATCAGCTCCTCGACCACGCCCGGGGTCCCGGCGGTGCATGGCAGTTCCGCTGGCCGACGCTGACTCTCGCTGCCGCCAATCGCGTCCACGACCTGCCCGGGTACGGGCTCGTCGAGGCCCTCGGACGCAACTGTGAGACGTTTCCCGCCGCGACCGCCGTCCCGGAGTACTTCGGCAAATACGAGCAGAAGTTCGGCCTTCGGGTGCACCGGCCGGTCGATGTCCGCTCAGTCGAGCGCCTCCGCGCCGAGTCAGGCGACGACGGCTTTGCCGTGACCCTGGGCGACCGCAGGACGATCACGGCCCGCGCGATCATCAACGCGACCGGTACCTGGGAACGCCCGTTCATCCCGCACGTCCCCGGGATCGGCGACTTCCGCGGCCGCCAACTGCACACGCATGACTACGTCGGGCCCGAGGAGTTCGCGGGCAAACGGGTACTCGTGGTCGGGGCAGGCATCTCAGCGATCCAGTTGCTCATCGAGATCTCCCGCAGGGCACCCGGGGTACAGACGTTCTGGTGCTCCCGGACCGAGCCGGTGTTCGACCCGACCCCGTTCGATCCGGACAAAGGCCGACGGGCGGTCGCCCGCGTCGAAGAACGTGTCCGGGCCGGGCTGCCGCCGACGTCGGTCGTCTCGGTGACCGGGCTGGCCCTCACGCCGGCGATCCGGGCCGCACAGGACGACGGCATCCTCGCCTGGCGCCCGATGTTCACCCGGATCACGGAGACCGGCGTGTGCTGGGACTGTGGAGTGGACGCCACGAGCGGCGACGACACCCTGGACGTCGACGTCATCTTCTGGAACACCGGATTCCGCAGCGCGCTCGACCATCTGGCCCCGCTACACCTGCGCGGGCCGGGCGGCGGAATCACGATGACCGGCCGGTTGGCCACCACCGTCGCGACGGAACCACGAATCCAACTCCTCGGCTACGGGCCGTCGGCATCCACGATCGGAGCCAATCGGGCAGGTCGCGCGGCAGCGCGCAACGTCGCGGAGTTGCTCGGCGTTCGCGGGACCGCTTGA
- a CDS encoding enoyl-CoA hydratase translates to MIHSSAEGAVVSIELDRPDKRNALDETMVSELSEAFVDAVDGGARAIVLTGRGPVFCAGADLSGPVYDPAFLDKLVTTLQQIEATPVPVIAALNGSALGAGLQLAMAADLRVMAPDAIAGIPAAKIGVAVDEWTIKRLSSLVGTGQAAGMLIGCDPLSADRAHALGFANRIGDLTDARHWASVIADLAPLTLQHYKLVLNGDGARDEPPVERSAAMMRAWESDDLAEGRAARAEKRTPNFSGR, encoded by the coding sequence ATGATTCACTCGTCTGCAGAAGGTGCAGTGGTCAGCATCGAGCTCGACCGCCCCGACAAGCGCAACGCCCTCGACGAGACCATGGTCTCTGAGCTCTCCGAGGCATTCGTCGATGCAGTGGACGGTGGTGCGCGGGCGATCGTGCTCACCGGGAGGGGGCCGGTCTTCTGTGCCGGCGCCGATCTCTCCGGTCCGGTCTACGACCCGGCGTTCCTGGACAAGCTCGTGACGACCCTGCAACAGATCGAGGCGACGCCGGTCCCGGTGATCGCCGCGCTGAACGGCTCGGCGCTCGGCGCGGGCCTGCAGCTCGCGATGGCGGCGGACCTGCGCGTGATGGCTCCCGATGCGATTGCCGGCATCCCGGCCGCGAAGATCGGTGTGGCGGTGGATGAATGGACGATCAAGCGGTTGTCGTCGCTGGTCGGGACCGGCCAGGCGGCCGGCATGCTGATCGGATGCGATCCGCTGTCCGCGGATCGTGCCCATGCACTCGGCTTCGCCAACCGGATCGGTGATCTGACCGACGCCCGACACTGGGCCTCCGTGATCGCCGACCTCGCGCCGCTCACCCTCCAGCACTACAAGCTCGTCCTCAACGGTGACGGTGCGCGCGACGAACCGCCGGTCGAGCGGTCGGCCGCGATGATGCGCGCCTGGGAGAGCGACGATCTCGCGGAAGGTCGGGCCGCGCGGGCGGAAAAGCGCACCCCGAACTTCAGCGGACGCTAG
- a CDS encoding purine-cytosine permease family protein has product MSNESVHDGVGEFADQVGDVEKAEGGIIATGPQAAAARETLEDYTLRFAPRSYRKWGPGVVAISALGGIAYLADFAIGANIGIANGTGNALWGILFFAVVIMLTGYPLSYYAARFNIDLDLITRGSGFGYYGSVLTNVIFASFTFIFFALEGSIMAQGLKLGLSIPLWLGYLLSSVLIIPLVIYGMNTLAKLQVWTTPLWLIMMVAPFLYLVIKHPDAIGDFLSFSGGTDGQAGHGVSFAGTMLAAGVCLSLIAQIAEQIDYLRFMPPKTPENSRKWWTAVLTAGPGWVIFGAVKQVVGLFLAVYLIMNFADQAGVANEPVHQFLAIYEEFMPHWLALTLAVILVVISQVKINVTNAYSGSLAWTNSFTRVTKTYPGRLVFLVFNVAIAIVLMEANMFSFLNELLNFYANLAIAWIVTVASDIAINKYLLKISPKQPEFRRGMLYNFNPVGFVSVIVAGAASIMVYFHVFGDAIQPYSPLVALVLALVLPPIIALSTKGKYYLRRTDDGIDIPMYDEHGNPTDEKLMCCVTGIEFERPDMIASAVPGPNGEKQYISSLALSCDKTGEHVLPAQA; this is encoded by the coding sequence ATGTCGAATGAGTCGGTCCACGACGGGGTCGGGGAGTTCGCCGACCAAGTCGGTGATGTGGAGAAGGCCGAGGGAGGAATCATCGCCACCGGCCCGCAGGCTGCGGCCGCGCGCGAGACGCTCGAGGATTACACCCTCCGATTCGCGCCACGCAGTTATCGCAAGTGGGGGCCGGGAGTCGTCGCCATTTCGGCGCTGGGCGGAATCGCCTACCTGGCCGACTTCGCCATCGGCGCCAACATCGGTATCGCCAACGGTACCGGCAACGCGCTCTGGGGCATCCTGTTCTTCGCGGTGGTCATCATGCTCACCGGGTACCCACTCTCGTACTACGCCGCGCGATTCAACATCGACCTCGATCTGATCACGCGCGGAAGCGGTTTCGGCTATTACGGGTCGGTGTTGACGAACGTCATCTTCGCATCGTTCACGTTCATCTTCTTCGCGCTCGAGGGCTCGATCATGGCCCAGGGCCTCAAGCTGGGCCTGAGCATCCCGCTGTGGCTGGGCTATCTGCTGTCTTCGGTGCTGATCATCCCGCTGGTCATCTACGGGATGAACACTCTCGCCAAGTTGCAGGTGTGGACCACGCCGCTCTGGCTGATCATGATGGTCGCGCCCTTCTTGTACCTGGTCATCAAGCACCCTGATGCGATCGGCGACTTCCTCTCGTTCAGCGGTGGTACCGACGGCCAGGCGGGACACGGTGTCTCGTTCGCCGGCACCATGCTCGCCGCGGGTGTCTGTCTGTCCCTGATCGCGCAGATCGCCGAGCAGATCGACTATCTGCGGTTCATGCCGCCGAAGACGCCGGAGAACAGCCGCAAGTGGTGGACCGCGGTTCTCACCGCTGGACCGGGCTGGGTGATCTTCGGTGCCGTCAAGCAGGTGGTCGGCCTCTTCCTGGCCGTGTACCTGATCATGAATTTCGCCGATCAGGCTGGTGTCGCCAATGAGCCGGTTCACCAATTCCTAGCGATCTACGAGGAGTTCATGCCGCACTGGCTGGCGCTCACCCTCGCCGTCATCCTCGTGGTCATCAGTCAGGTGAAGATCAATGTCACCAATGCCTACTCGGGATCGTTGGCCTGGACCAACAGCTTCACGCGCGTCACCAAGACGTACCCAGGGCGTCTGGTGTTCCTGGTCTTCAACGTCGCCATCGCCATCGTCCTGATGGAGGCCAACATGTTCAGCTTCCTCAACGAGTTGCTGAACTTCTACGCCAACCTCGCGATCGCGTGGATCGTGACCGTTGCCTCCGACATCGCGATCAACAAGTACCTGTTGAAGATCTCGCCCAAGCAGCCCGAGTTCCGGCGCGGCATGCTCTACAACTTCAACCCGGTCGGATTCGTCTCGGTGATCGTCGCCGGTGCCGCCTCGATCATGGTGTATTTCCATGTCTTCGGCGACGCCATCCAGCCGTACTCGCCGCTCGTCGCGTTGGTGCTGGCCCTGGTACTGCCGCCGATCATCGCGCTGTCGACCAAGGGCAAGTACTACCTGCGTCGTACCGACGACGGCATCGACATTCCGATGTACGACGAGCACGGCAACCCGACCGACGAGAAGCTGATGTGTTGCGTCACCGGGATCGAGTTCGAGCGCCCGGACATGATCGCCTCCGCGGTCCCGGGACCGAACGGGGAGAAGCAGTACATCAGTTCGCTGGCGTTGTCGTGTGACAAAACCGGTGAGCACGTGCTGCCTGCGCAGGCGTAA
- a CDS encoding XdhC family protein: MRNLIPVLLDRLADGPVALARVVATSGPAPRRLGAAMAVTAAGEVIGSLSGGCVDSAIVQSARDVLDTGCAVGERFGPADLDDVVIGLTCGGEIEVFVERIDAGHVAALTELLAAITTGRPVAVATTLTTQPVWRVNHDDAIERLRELDEDIIDLLDAGRSGIVGVDDTETPLGCAADRPRTFVQTFASPRRLIAVGANEFVRALTSAAKNVGYHVTVVDPRPVFTTAARFPDADEVIVAWPDRYLDGEIVSGRTDSATAVCVMTHDAKVDVPILMSALRSDRVGFVGALGSRRTHTDRNTRLIEAGLARDQIDRLRSPLGLDIGGHTPSEVAISILAQLISERNGGSGRPLRDVDGPIHRGSENSIR, encoded by the coding sequence ATGCGAAATCTCATCCCCGTGCTGCTGGACCGTCTCGCCGACGGTCCGGTGGCATTGGCGCGGGTCGTCGCGACGAGTGGCCCGGCGCCTCGCCGACTCGGTGCGGCGATGGCGGTCACCGCGGCCGGTGAGGTGATCGGTTCACTGTCGGGGGGATGTGTCGACTCGGCCATCGTGCAGTCGGCGCGCGACGTACTGGACACGGGATGTGCGGTCGGTGAGCGCTTCGGTCCCGCGGACCTCGATGACGTCGTCATCGGCCTCACCTGCGGGGGAGAGATCGAGGTCTTCGTCGAACGGATCGATGCGGGTCACGTGGCCGCCCTCACCGAACTCCTCGCCGCGATCACCACCGGGCGGCCGGTCGCGGTGGCGACGACCCTGACCACGCAGCCGGTGTGGCGGGTGAACCACGATGACGCGATCGAGCGCCTGCGTGAACTCGACGAGGACATCATCGACCTGCTCGACGCCGGGCGCAGTGGGATCGTGGGCGTCGATGACACCGAGACGCCCCTCGGTTGCGCGGCCGACCGACCGCGGACCTTCGTGCAGACCTTCGCATCGCCGCGTCGCCTGATCGCGGTCGGGGCCAACGAATTCGTCCGGGCCCTCACCTCGGCGGCGAAGAACGTCGGTTATCACGTCACCGTCGTCGACCCGCGTCCCGTGTTCACGACCGCGGCCCGGTTCCCCGATGCCGACGAAGTGATCGTGGCCTGGCCGGATCGATATCTGGACGGCGAGATCGTCTCGGGTCGAACAGATTCCGCCACCGCGGTATGCGTGATGACGCACGACGCCAAGGTCGACGTGCCGATCCTGATGTCTGCCCTGCGGTCCGATCGGGTCGGGTTCGTGGGAGCGCTCGGCTCCCGACGTACCCACACCGATCGCAACACCCGCCTGATCGAGGCCGGGCTCGCGCGAGACCAGATCGATCGGCTGCGGTCTCCGCTCGGACTCGACATCGGCGGCCACACTCCGTCAGAGGTGGCGATATCGATTCTGGCGCAATTGATCTCCGAGCGGAATGGTGGCAGTGGGCGGCCGCTGCGCGATGTCGACGGACCGATCCACCGCGGGTCGGAGAATTCCATCCGCTGA
- a CDS encoding TetR/AcrR family transcriptional regulator, whose amino-acid sequence MARMSVGERRTALIEAAYRVIADHGVEGATTRRICAHANMPLASFHYAFDSRTALLCAVMETAVPSDISRMLEAILPMAADPEGRGREAMRKNAQAHLEGFYTLLKADPGRMQATISLGIYAHNHAELQEVGKEMYGRLYEVAGIGLEISAERAGVRWKEPVSDLSPVIIAATNTITLTYLSTSDDVAIAKIIELVVTALMSYVVED is encoded by the coding sequence TTGGCACGAATGTCTGTCGGGGAGCGTCGAACGGCGCTCATCGAAGCCGCATATCGCGTGATCGCCGATCACGGTGTCGAAGGTGCGACCACGCGTCGGATCTGCGCGCACGCGAACATGCCGCTGGCCAGTTTCCATTATGCGTTCGACAGTCGCACGGCATTGCTCTGCGCGGTGATGGAGACCGCCGTGCCCTCCGACATCAGCCGGATGCTGGAAGCGATCCTGCCGATGGCCGCGGATCCGGAGGGCCGCGGGCGTGAGGCGATGCGCAAGAACGCGCAGGCACACCTCGAGGGCTTCTACACCCTGCTCAAGGCCGATCCCGGCCGGATGCAGGCCACCATCTCACTGGGCATCTACGCGCACAATCACGCGGAGCTGCAAGAGGTCGGCAAGGAGATGTACGGCCGACTGTACGAGGTGGCGGGTATCGGCCTGGAGATCTCGGCCGAGCGCGCGGGCGTGCGATGGAAGGAACCGGTCTCCGATCTCAGCCCGGTGATCATCGCCGCCACCAACACCATCACCCTCACCTATCTGAGCACCTCTGACGATGTGGCGATCGCGAAGATCATCGAACTGGTGGTGACCGCGCTGATGTCCTACGTCGTCGAGGACTGA